One genomic window of Megachile rotundata isolate GNS110a chromosome 12, iyMegRotu1, whole genome shotgun sequence includes the following:
- the Sbf gene encoding SET domain binding factor isoform X1, translated as MLGAIIPTNSHEYTEMSRLADYFVVVGYDHEKERGGISNGIILQRFPEKDWPDTPFIEGIEWFCQPQGWALSTERQEPRFFVSILTDIDANRHYCACMCFNETVSIVPSKPVDEEEDPVDGDSRSLVRTMPTITHHSIMYAPKCLVLVSRLDYIETFRNCLGIIYTVYVENLGIPLETLVGNILGCIQVPPAGGPQVRFSIGAGDRQALQPPISPSLPITHSSVNLLFQQLGIRNVLVLFCAVMTEHKILFHSASYSRLTEGCRALTALMYPFRYTHVYIPLLPAALVEVLSTPTPFIMGVHSSLKHEVAELMDVIVADLDGGSIMVPDGVSLPLLPEPLLSQTQDALSLVLQPELSCADYAFPPLATRAPHSPMLDKELRAVFMRTFAQLLQGYRSCLTLIRIHPKPVITFHKAAFLGERGLTDCDFTTRVLDCMFFTSFIAERGPPWRPCDVWDELYNNLSDQLKQEAQDTRLVLTHIQELAQQLYTNENPNPQPYVQKILKPPEGAFARIHQPLLPRINSEQVQAIIDEGLAKNNLKVRLSSLRPSQPRIVPMGPHISFVHDTRHLVSNSARRLEVLRNCINCIFENKISDARKTFPAVLRALKSKAARLALCMELSQHVVGNKAMLEHQQFDLVVRLMNCALQDDSSMDEHGVAAALLPLATAFCRKLCTGVIQFAYTCIQEHPVWQNQQFWEDAFYLDVQKDIKRLYLPGENSPPRLINDGILSPISPRDGKEFPFRDRYSIYQIQEPSALEIAAEQMRIWPTIDPEKQKELIASEESTMYSQAIHYANRMVYLLVPLDVGAKTHRQDNIYDDERASNSITNSVASDSGDAESGFEETDPGETGSAVIRMVSRFVDRVCTEGGVSAEHVRCLHQMVPGVVHMHIETLEAVHRESKRLPPIQKPKILTPNMLPGEEVIMDGLRAYLLPDGREESSAGLPKIPPLLPAEGAIFLTNYRIVFKGIPCDPFACEQLVVRAFPVTSLTKEKRVAVQHLAHLDQCLQEGLQLRSCTFQLIKLAFDEEVTPENIETLRKLVHKARYPPHIFHHFAFNGQVLVTQTAHHKGKEKNATLKGFAKKTLLKTARKAGFKPKQSSKRQKYVLPNMNIITNNKYMTSPGRMSLPVTDNNDLSHDDDLSVDDFEIPGIVTQPPTDAKTLERLSERSYVRDWYRLGLYLNGPHNNRRNEPFRLSSVNCAYMICRSYPALLIVPSSVSDESIRRFCRLYRHNRIPVVTWRHSRTKALLIRGAGYHGKGVMGMLKAHPASAGNLKTTSSETTSSLEQEKYIMALVSATPLSAIRQGSAWGMSDSSLSIDSLLLAAEDRNATPEQSRRNPFNKAIGTLSSSGGKGPKNFGRWGSLKDKRHNSQASLTSVHQRGTVRHSTDSDSGTECVHTFQRAALYILGEKAHMKGVKAESAPKTDFISVEYCDVRHTRAAFKKLMRACVPSSPNVEPDQSFYKLIESSEWLQQLQSLMQLAGAVIDLMDVQGSSVAVCLEEGWDTTATVCSVAQVCLDPHYRTIEGFRVLIEKEWLGFGHRFGHRSNLAANSQTTNFTPTFLQFLDIIHQIQKQFPLAFEFNEYYLKFLAYHSVSCRFRTFLLDCEFDRVECGITAVEDKRGSLTSHHKGVDTGSDDETIYPGGRLAGTNQGCNLGQSIFDYIEKQHARCPLFYNFMYTPNTENTVLRPVSHLPSLDIWQYYLEEELAHGPAYDLEVLQQDSQQEEEAEAADGVVKSNRKVVTQGYDGVSSMVPDQFSHLLEEIHKLETELGHLPQKWKVLWDKLELPNTDSLARHASFSTALVRYHGRLIHKRSTLELLLRGKLAGGSSSGNDGSVYAHPHRFERLDSATPTHCDACSGVLWGPVKAGLRCVDCGHVCHDKCADAVPKNCTKYKTVTDNLQTHTLTRSGGDNGSVNSSVATIQTSSQQYYEQFSSNVAENRTHEGYLYKRGALLKGWKQRWFVLDSIKHQLRYYDAMEDSHCKGYIDLAEVVSVTPAQPMPGPPKKTDDKSFFDLRTNRRTYNFCAGDAATAQEWIEKVQACLQ; from the exons ATGTTGGGCGCTATCATCCCCACGAACTCCCACGAATATACCGAAATGTCTCGTCTAGCCGACTACTTTGTTGTGGTCGGCTACGACCACGAAAAAGAGA GAGGTGGTATAAGTAATGGGATCATTTTACAAAGATTCCCTGAGAAGGATTGGCCAGATACACCATTTATAGAAGGAATAGAATGG ttttgccAACCACAAGGATGGGCATTATCTACAGAAAGACAAGAGCCAAGGTTTTTTGTATCCATTTTAACTGACATCGATGCAAACCGTCACTACTGTGCATGcatgtgttttaatgaaacTGTGTCTATTGTGCCAAGTAAGCCTGTAGATGAAGAAGAAGACCCTGTAGATGGTGATAGTCGTTCTTTGGTTAGAACAATGCCAACAATTACACACCATAGCATTATGTATGCACCTAAATGTCTGGTGCTGGTTTCCAGACTTGATTACATTGAAACATTTAGA AATTGCCTTGGTATTATATACACAGTATATGTAGAAAATCTTGGTATACCATTAGAGACATTGGTAGGAAACATATTAGGCTGTATACAAGTACCACCTGCTGGTGGACCACAAGTACGGTTTAGCATTGGTGCAGGTGATCGTCAAGCACTTCAACCTCCAATCAGTCCTTCTCTTCCAATAACTCATAGTAGTGTAAACCTTTTATTTCAACAATTAG GTATTCGTAACGTATTAGTATTATTTTGTGCTGTCATGACAGAACATAAAATACTATTTCATTCTGCAAGTTATTCACGATTAACTGAAGGATGTCGTGCTCTCACTGCACTGATGTATCCATTTAGATATACTCATGTTTACATTCCTCTCTTACCAGCAGCTTTAGTTGAAGTACTCAGTACACCTACTCCATTTATTATGGGTGTACACAGTTCACTGAAACATGAAGTTGCAGAACTT ATGGATGTAATAGTTGCTGATTTAGATGGAGGGTCTATCATGGTCCCAGATGGAGTTTCACTTCCCTTACTCCCTGAACCACTTCTTTCACAAACCCAGGATGCATTGTCTTTAGTATTGCAACCAGAATTATCCTGTGCAGATTATGCATTTCCACCACTTGCAACAAGAGCTCCTCATTCACCTATGTTAGATAAAGAATTAAGAGCAGTTTTCATGCGAACCTTTGCTCAGTTGTTGCAAGGATACAGAAGCTGTCTGACATTGATAAGAATTCATCCAAAACCTGTTATAACATTTCATAAg GCAGCATTCTTAGGAGAACGTGGTTTAacagattgtgattttacaacTAGAGTATTGGATTGCATGTTTTTTACTTCCTTCATTGCAGAAAGGGGACCACCTTGGAGGCCTTGTGATGTATGGgatgaattatataataatttgagcGATCAATTAAAACAAGAAGCACAAGATACta GACTCGTTTTAACACATATTCAAGAATTAGCACAACAATTATATACAAACGAAAATCCAAATCCACAACCATatgtacaaaaaattttaaaaccacCTGAAGGAGCATTTGCTAGAATACATCAGCCGCTTTTACCACGCATTAATTCAGAACAAGTTCAAGCAATTATAGATGAAGGTCTTGCAAAAAATAATCTTAAAGTTAG ATTATCATCATTAAGACCATCACAACCTCGTATTGTACCTATGGGTCCACACATTTCATTTGTCCATGACACTAGACATTTGGTTAGCAATTCTGCACGTAGACTGGAAGTTCTACGTAATTGTATAAactgtatatttgaaaataaaatatccgATGCTCGTAAAACTTTTCCAGCGGTCTTACGAGCTTTGAAAAGCAAAGCTGCTCGTTTAGCGCTTTGCATGGAATTATCACAGCACGTTGTTGGAAATAAAGCTATGTTAGAACATCAACAATTTGATCTTGTTGTTCGATTAATGAATTGTGCATTGCAAGATGATTCGTCCATGGATGAACATGGAGTTGCTGCTGCACTTCTTCCTCTTGCAACTGCATTTTGCAGAAAACTTTGTACAGGAGTAATCCAATTTGCTTATACCTGTATTCAAGAACATCCAGTGTGGCAAAATCAACAATTTTGGGAAGACGCTTTCTATTTGGATGTTCAAAAAGATATTAAACGATTATATCTTCCTGGTGAAAATTCTCCGCCACGTCTAATAAATGATGGCATTTTAAGTCCTATTAGTCCACGTGACGGTAAAGAATTTCCATTTCGTGACCGATactcaatttatcaaattcaagAACCATCAGCTCTTGAAATAGCTGCAGAACAAATGAGAATCTGGCCGACAATTGATCCAGAAAAACAGAAAGAACTCATAGCAAGTGAAGAAAGCACCATGTATAGTCAAGCAATACATTATGCAAATAGAATGGTTTACTTATTGGTTCCATTAGATGTAGGAGCAAAGACTCACCGTCAAGATAATATTTATGATGACGAGAGAGCAAGCAATAGTATTACAAATAGTGTAGCAAGTGACAGTGGCGATGCAGAGTCTGGGTTTGAAGAAACTGATCCTGGAGAGACTGGTAGTGCAGTAATTCGAATGGTTTCACGATTTGTGGACCGTGTTTGTACTGAAGGTGGTGTAAGCGCTGAACATGTTAGATGTCTACATCAAATGGTTCCTGGCGTTGTTCATATGCACATCGAAACCCTCGAAGCTGTCCATAGAGAAAGTAAGAGATTACCGCCAATACAGAAACCTAAAATCTTGACGCCTAACATGTTACCTGGCGAAGAAGTCATTATGGATGGTTTACGCGCTTATCTTCTACCGGATGGAAGAGAAGAAAGTTCTGCAGGATTACCAAAGATACCACCACTCTTGCCAGCCGAAGGAGCTATTTTTCTTACTAATTACAGAATTGTATTTAAAGGAATACCTTGTGATCCATTTGCTTGTGAACAATTAGTTGTGCGAGCTTTTCCGGTAACATCGCTAACTAAGGAAAAGCGTGTCGCTGTACAGCACTTAGCACATTTAGATCAGTGTCTACAAGAAGGTCTACAATTACGGTCTTGCACTTTTCAATTGATAAAATTGGCCTTTGATGAAGAGGTTACAcctgaaaatattgaaactttgcGAAAATTAGTTCATAAAGCTAGATATCCACCACATATTTTCCATCATTTTGCTTTCAATGGCCAAGTGTTGGTTACTCAGACGGCTCATcacaaaggaaaagaaaaaaatgctACTCTTAA GGGTTTTGCTAAAAAAACACTTTTAAAGACTGCACGTAAGGCTGGTTTTAAGCCGAAACAGTCATCAAAAAGACAAAAATACGTCTTGCcaaatatgaatattattactaataataaatacatgaCATCACCTGGTAGAATGAGTTTACCAGTAACAGATAACAATGATTTAAGTCACGATGATGATCTTAGTG TAGATGATTTTGAAATTCCTGGTATTGTAACTCAACCACCAACTGATGCAAAAACATTAGAACGATTATCAGAACGTAGTTACGTTAGAGATTGGTATCGACTGGGATTGTATTTAAATGGACCACATAATAATCGTAGAAATGAACCATTTCGATTATCATCTGTGAATTGTGCCTACATGATTTGTAGAAGTTATCCCGCACTACTTATAGTTCCTTCGTCAGTATCAGATGAAAGTATTCGTAGATTTTGTCGGCTTTATAGACATAATAGGATACCTGTTGTTACATGGAGACATTCAAGAACAAAAGCTCTTTTAATTAGAGGAGCAGGTTATCATGGGAAGGGTGTTATGGGCATGCTGAAAGCTCATCCAGCATCTGCTGGTAACCTAAAAA CAACATCTTCAGAAACAACATCGTCCTTAGagcaagaaaaatatattatggCTCTTGTATCTGCAACTCCATTGTCCGCAATAAGACAAGGTTCTGCATGGGGAATGTCGGACAGTTCTCTTAGTATTGATTCTTTGTTGTTAGCGGCTGAGGATCGTAATGCAACACCTGAACAATCACGACGTAATCCGTTTAATAAAGCAATTGGAACATTGAG TTCATCAGGAGGTAAGGGGCCTAAGAACTTTGGTCGCTGGGGATCACTGAAAGATAAAAGACATAATTCTCAAGCTTCGTTGACTTCAGTTCATCAACGTGGAACTGTAAGGCATTCTACAGATTCGGATAGCGGTACCGAATGTGTTCATACTTTTCAACGTGCTGCATTATACATTCTTGGTGAAAAGGCACATATGAAA ggAGTAAAAGCAGAATCAGCACCAAAAACAGATTTCATTTCAGTGGAATACTGTGATGTAAGACATACCAGAGCTGCATTTAAAAAACTTATGCGAGCCTGCGTTCCTAGCTCTCCAAATGTAGAGCCTGACCAAAGTTTTTATAA ATTAATTGAAAGTTCAGAATGGTTACAACAGCTTCAAAGTTTAATGCAATTAGCTGGGGCTGTTATAGATTTAATGGATGTTCAAGGCTCATCAGTAGCTGTTTGTTTAGAGGAGGGTTGGGATACCACAGCAACAGTATGTTCTGTTGCTCAAGTATGTCTTGATCCTCATTATAGAACTATTGAAGGTTTTCGAGTTTTGATCGAAAAAGAATGGCTTGGATTTGGTCACAGATTCGGGCACCGAAGTAATCTTGCAGCGAACTCTCAAACTACAAACTTTACCCCAACCTTTCTTCAGTTCCTAGATATAATACATCAAATTCAAAAGCAATTTCCACTAGCGtttgaatttaatgaatattacttaaaatttttgGCATATCATTCGGTTTCATGTCGTTTCCGTACATTTTTATTAGACTGTGAATTCGATAGAGTAGAATGTGGTATTACTGCCGTAGAAGACAAAAGGGGATCATTAACAAGCCATCATAAAGGTGTAGATACAGGTAGCGACGATGAAACAATTTACCCTGGAGGTAGATTAGCAGGAACAAATCAGGGATGTAATCTTGGTCAAAGCATATTTGATTACATTGAAAAACAACATGCAAGATGTCCCTTGTTCTATAATTTCATGTATACTCCTAATACGGAAAATACGGTATTAAGACCTGTATCACATTTGCCAAGTCTCGATATTTGGCAATACTATTTAGAAGAAGAATTAGCTCACGGGCCTGCATATGACTTAGAAGTATTACAACAAGACTCACAACAAGAGGAAGAAGCAGAAGCTGCTGATGGTGTGGTGAAAAGTAACCGGAAAGTTGTTACACAAGG GTATGACGGTGTAAGTTCAATGGTACCCGATCAATTTTCTCATCTTTTGGAAGAGATTCATAAATTGGAAACTGAATTGGGCCATTTACCACAAAAATGGAAAGTTCTTTGGGATAAACTGGAATTACCAAATACAGATTCACTTGCT cGACATGCTTCATTCAGTACTGCATTAGTTAGATATCATGGTCGACTGATTCATAAACGATCTACATTAGAATTACTCTTACGAGGTAAACTCGCTGGTGGAAGTAGTTCTGGAAATGATGGTTCCGTTTATGCGCATCCACATAG aTTTGAAAGATTAGATTCAGCAACGCCAACTCATTGCGATGCTTGTTCCGGTGTATTATGGGGTCCTGTAAAAGCCGGTTTACGATGTGTTGATTGTGGTCACGTGTGCCATGATAAGTGTGCTGATGCAGTaccaaaaaattgtacaaaatataagaCAGTAACTGATAATTTACAAACTCACACACTTACACGAAGCGGTGGTGATAATGGAAGTGTAAATTCAA GCGTTGCTACAATACAAACTTCTTCACAACAATATTACGAACAATTCTCCAGTAATGTTGCTGAAAATAGAACACACGAGGGCTACCTATACAAACGAGGTGCTCTACTTAAAGGTTGGAAACAAAGATGGTTTGTGTTAGATTCTATAAAACATCAATTAAGGTATTATGATGCAATGGAAGATTCTCATTGTAAAGGATATATAG ATTTAGCCGAAGTAGTATCTGTAACTCCAGCCCAACCAATGCCAGGGCCACCAAAGAAAACAGATGATAAATCGTTCTTTGat CTTCGTACAAACAGACGGACATATAATTTTTGTGCTGGTGATGCAGCAACTGCACAAGAATGGATTGAAAAAGTTCAAGCGTGCTTACAATAG